One Glycine soja cultivar W05 chromosome 7, ASM419377v2, whole genome shotgun sequence genomic window, actaaccgcctgagaattcttttgattcttcctcttccctttaaacaaaagatttcaaaggactaaccgcatgagatatcttttgtttccccttacaaagattcaagggactaaccgcctaagaattctttgtcttaacacattggagggtacatcctttgtggtacaagtagagggtacatctacttgtgttgtaatactgagaacaagagagggtacatctattgtggatcagttcaagtggagggtacatccatttggttgttcaaagagaacaagggagggtacatctcttgtggatctttgcttgtaaaggattttacaaggttattgaaaGTAAACACCACTATCATTatgaataatcgatccatttggaaaaataaaacccaACGTGGAGTTTACAATCGTATGACTGTTAGTTTCTCCCAAAAATTCCATACTTTGTTCTAAAAATTGGGTTGGGAGAGAGtgtgtgattttttagagtGTTAGCGTgtctcatatatatagatggttttCACTAACattgcttcaatttttttaaaaaaatagagacacGTGCAGAtgctttgtgtttgtgttttcaaCTACACCAATGTGGTGTCAAGCTTTATCTTGCATCAGAATGTGTTGTCAAGTCTAACAATGTTGTGTCACGCTTTATCTTAATACGCATGCATTTGACAATGTGTTATCAATTCTGACAATGATGTATCATACATGCGTAATTGATTTTAGTTGCACCaactaatttatttcttaacgcaacaattaattaataattaaggataaacgtctcacaaaaaattatatcacataatgaataaaattagataaacaAGTGTCACAGTCCATAACAACGATGCATGTTCAGTCTTCATTTAGGCCGACATAGTCTCTTTTCAACATCATAAAGCTTTTGTActgctgcattctactaatatatggagttggcCCTTGCTTTGCCTAAGGATGAGAATCcctagaccataacaatgctaGAGGCAGTAAAGGACAACAGTCttttaaataaacctgttgtacatgcacaaacaatattaagtcaaatgaacacaaatgattgtataaatttaaaaataagactaCCTATCTTCAATGTACctaaacaaaatgatttccaaagaTGTGACCGATACATATAATGTGATGCACAGAAGAATCtattggtggttgacttctaagaggaaaaaatgtcatgttttgttgtcaggacaacgatacaaggattatattataccttgatgcaatgacatatcccattttcgttatatccatccacttatccataGTAACctgaatcaaacaaatatacacatCAAAGTTATTTAAAGTTACTTCTTAAAAACCAAAACCTAAATAACATACCTTGGataacccatcaacaagtagggaccaccttaattcctcaaatctttttgtgccaccgaagaggttgATATAGTCATCGGACCATTTGtcaagttctttaatcaattggTTGCGCACCAACGACCAAGAATCTTcgcccatacctaataaagcggaAATCGATTGATATCCACAGTTATCatccgctttcacatccacaatgTTGTCAATGAAACCCTATATAAATGGctcaaattgatccaacatcaggatgatccttgttggaTTTGGTGGGTTAGAAGATGATGCAGCACGCTTCATAGAAGAGTTGCTATTTTGAACAAAATGAagagcatcaacatactcctagTAAGACGGACCACGCTTTGTTGATCTTTGGTTTCTGTTCATCGATTTCTttggtgcacctttagtgttgacctttgacGGAGAAGGACACATAGAGttttgatcagggtatgcaatttctcgaagtttactcttgagagtaactttgccacaaacatcaagttcctcAAATCTTTTAGATATGGTTTCGATCTCTTCCTTTATGGTCACTTGggcctcacataacccttggtctgaaaaaataagtttcctccaaaacatatggattgaatctAGTGGGATGCTACCAAGAACATACTTagatagctcacatgcacaaggaagaccgtgcGTGGTTCTCAtgacacaaccacaagaagaagGATTCTTGTCAGCATAATGTACACGCTCAAACTcagcagcaatctgatttaaagcataccttgaaaccattccaagaagcctcttgtataaggattttttaaaaacatgttcaaccacatgtgtacttgtttcaaaggatgctttaatttcagtGTGCTGCAatatgatcatgttgttcatggcatcccaaacactacaaaggtctccaaggctattatGTAATACTATTTTTAAAGCCTAATGAGCAGATTCAAtcctacatttcaaatacaaaataaaaaacaataaacatatacaataattaaattCCATGAATTCATAAAACTTACTAGAAAAAGTTAAACAttttaatacctgtttgttgttgtgttgcctaagtgcatcaccttattcgtccaggtTGTAACAACTTTTTCCTTGTATGGGATTATCCATGtttcgttaacatagtcaatgaACATTGGCCAAGGTGAACAAGCCATTTCAAACTTCTGAAGGCATTCATGGAACTGCTATTCGgaaggacaatcaaccaaactgCCCCAGGCATCCATGACATATTCCCAAGCATTTTTTTGACCAATTAGGGTTTTGCATTTGGCCTTGACATTCTTGTCGATGTGAAACCTACACAACAAGTTTGTACACTCGGGGAACACAGTTTTCACTATATTCATCAATGTTAGGTCTCTGTCATTCACAATAACTACAGGGAGGCTATCACGTCTTAAAAATAGACCTTGAAATCGTTCTAAAGCCCATACAACATTATTAACACATtcaccctccagatatgcaaacccagcagagaataTCATCCCCgttggtgtcaccccaacaaagtcaagtagtgggagctatacctgtttgttttgtaggtattgtctatcaaaaacaccaaatgacatgcattgcataacttcattgcatcagggtgacaccaaaataGATCACGTACCACctcttcatcctttaatctatgccaatgaatatattgatcccgttcaagaagcttcattagatgttgcatttcagtatcacttcctctaatggaagaacggtatgcacttcttgcattgtatatttatttgattgttgTACAACTATTAGCATTGTGCTCTTTCAACATTAGCAGgatgtttcttgatttcaccattgactttgtcatatcaacaataattGTCTTCTCATCCTTAATCAATCGCCcaacgtatggatgtccaactaataaCTTGActaattcatgattatgaatcgcacaaatcaacttcaccatccaaccttgccCTCCAATCACTGGTcacgaagcttgaagggacacccacatttcctactcccactagctcttctaacaaattctttcttcctacaCTTATActgaccactcctttcacaaccaattaacacaaatgaacttcttcctctactACCAGTTTGTGTGTTAGACCTCATAATGACTGCAATAAATCCGTTTTCATGAGTAACCGATCGAGCccactgcaaaacatcatctcgggtACCAAAGACCTACAACACAACCCAAACAATTTATGTTTTCTACAACACATACATTTCATCAAATCACTCAAAATAATGAACACTATTACTTGAGAAGTATTAAAAGTctccgaacaatcaacatgtgattcattcacaccacattcttgtTCATTTTCATAATCTATATCAACTTCTTCATACATTATATTGTTATACGTTCATTAATTTTCGTTCATcttaacaacaaataaaaaaattatacatcatATACAAGTCTACATAATCTTATAGTGCACACCATATTATCAAAACTAAAATTCATAGTCATATATATCAATAAACAAAAACCCTATATTAGTCCCTCCATATACTTTATATTTAGTCCTTACCatcaaaatttgataaatatcatcaaaataaattaactacATACATATTACCAAGTAAtacaaataaattcaaaatttataacaaatttgaacctaaataattaaattaattacttatactatatataatttgtaataactaaataattcataatttcccaaaaaaaatacactataGGGACTacaaaaaaaactatcaaaaaCTATAGGGAACAtctaatttaacatattaataattaaaataaatacaaattttgcacctaaataattaaattaattacttatgctatatataatttgtaataactaaataatacataatttccaaaaaaaattacactatagggactgcaaaaaaaaatatcaaaaactaTAGGGAACaactaatttaacatattaataattaaaataaatacaaattttgcacctaaataattaaattaattacttatactatatataatctgtaataactaaataatacataatttccaaaaaaaaatacactatagggactacataaaaaatataaaaaactataaggaacaactaatttaacatattaataattaaaataaatataaaattttctaatttataaaaaaaaaaactcttacgGATGAAGTACATCCATATAAATCATACAGATGAACTACATTCATAAGTACAAATTGAATCTTACAGATGTAGTTCATCCGTATAAAACATACGGATGAACTACATTCGTAAGTACAAATTGAAGCTTACGGATGTAGTTCATCCATATAAATCATACGAATGAACTACAACCGTATGGATCATACGGATGAACTACATCCATATGTTGTACTTCGTACTTACGGATGTACTTCATCCGTATACAACTTACGGATTTACTTCATCCATATGTAAAAGATGTCAGATCTACTAGAACACCAATTACCCAGAAAAGCCAAAAAATGTGTACCTCCGCCGAAATAAAACCAACACTGGTAACACTTTCACCTCCACCGAATCGCTACCTCTCTCAACAATGTAAAACGACCACCAACGAAAGAAACCGCACCACAATAAAAAAGTCAAGCGTTAAACACAAAAAACCACAACAATATTGAtgtcattttaaagaaaaacaacGAGGGATATTTTtgccattttttaaatatgttggatGCATCAGCATTAGTGTTGGGTgtacctagcaacacccttatATTTGGATTTGAATTTTCTCATTTCACATATGTCtcgtgttataaaaaaatacaaaaagactaAAACTTTACACAAATTATAATGTCTTATGATTATAGATTTTTCTCGTGTAACATGAATTATCCAtataagtttaatttctattttaagtCTCTGTAGTACATAAATGCcatgtaatttatttacaaaattatttgtcGGCATATTGTCAGGCTTAAATACAAAGAAGCTGTGAGACTCTGAGCATTGAGCTCCTCAATAATAAAGTAATaaccattaattaaaaattaacaattaatatttaaacaaCTATGCTCGTATGGTCTTTTTGATCTTAagttcatatatattaaaacaaatacaGTTTATCtagtccatattttatttaaataataaaaaaatacctctcCAAAATATCCATGTTTCCAAatcagaaaaatagaaaatatatctagtcacaatgaaacaaaaacttgCCTAAACAAAATGGAACTCATTATTACGACTAACAAGATCCCCCGGTAAATATTACAAATCAGACTTCTCTAGTCAAAtctgcaaaaaaagaaaaagaaggcacCAAGCAGATATGTAAAACCATGGTATTGTTTGATAGACCTTGACAGTGAATCATTTCTTAGTTAGACAGGATCAGCAGTCTCTTTGACAGTTTGGTCCTTGGACAATGTTTCCCAGTTAATTTGCCCGAGTATTTTAAACCTTTCATCCAGTGTCACAAAACCAGCATCAGGAGCTACTGCATTGCTAGTCCCAGCTTTATAGAGCAATACAACACTTGCCCCCATGTCAGGTCCATGGATTTTTCCGGTCAACAGAAGTCGGAGGGGCATGAAAAGCGATTTTCCCTGGAATATGAAGATGGACATATTAAAGTTACTGACATATGTGACAAGTGAAAATATATTGGATTAAATGTGTTTAGTCCCTGCAAATGCGTATTTGTTTTTAGTcgctaaaaattaaaacatcttttgatttatggAAATGTGTCATATATGCTCCTTATTTCCATTAACAtaaaccaaagaccaaaaatagACAATTTTGGGTGGACAACAAGAACCTCACCCGACAGCCAACAAATTTCCATAAACGAtggatcaaaaagaaaaaaagatttatttttagggactaaaagaaCATTGCACTATTTATGGGGACTAAAAACAAGCACTGCCCTATTTACAGGGACTATATTTAactcaaatatattattatatcaatAGAATGCAAGTGGTGTTTAAGGCTATCCAATTCAGCTCACCTTGCGCTTTAGCAATTTTCCAAAGCCTTTCACCCACTTTTGCCAGCCGGCATGGCCTTCTTCAAGTGCTGCTACCAGATCACCACTATCATAGGCAGCCAAGAGGCTAGCAGCAAATTCAGAAAGATTATCTTGCAAGACAGATTCTGCTTCATCACTGCCATCAACATGCAGAAAGTTGTAATTATTATAATGCATAAACCACCATACGAATCAACACATCATGTTccacaaatataatatacaattaTATAGCTAACAAGAAGTTGTGGGTTGTGACCCTTAAAGAGTGGCAAACGTAAATTCACAAAACCTTGTATATATCAATCCTGTTCATTTTATAAGGCCAATGACACAATGAAGAATATCCTATTAGAAGAACAGGAATATGAGCATCACCTCTGTAAAGTAGAATACACAGGATAAGAAAGTAAGTTAGCTAGGGCCTTGTCTGCATCATTTATCAAGTCAATCCCATCCTTAAGTAGTTGAACTGCTTCCTGTTAGTCAACCATGTATCATCACTTGCTTTTGACATCATTATGCTTCAGAAAATGAAACTAAGCGAATTTTATTTGTAAAGAGACAGAATCAAGAAAGCATGAAATTAGATCTCACATCAATAAAGGACCCATCTGATACTGTGAGTAAGCCAGATGTCTTCCAGTACTCTCCAATAAGTTTGGTCAACTCCTCTGACGGACGTGCTCTTAAATGCTGACCATTCATCCACCTAAATTGAAGACACAAAGGAAATTACAAGGCCATTAATTATTGTTTACTTTTTAGCAACAATGCTTGAGAACAGCCAATCATAGAACTTCAATTTTACAATATGACTAAATAAACTGACTATACATACAACCATCATATGCATATAAAATGCAACATGTATTCTATTAGTGACAAAAAAGAACAAGAATTTCACATTCGGAATAAAAAGCCATCTGAAATTTCACCCATTTCACCTCAAAATTCAGGATATAGGATTACTATGGGAAATAACACATTGTGATGATTCATACAAGGTAAGCAAAAAGCAACAAAATTACCTTAATTTCGTTGAGTCAAAAATAGCACCACTTTTGTTAACACGTTCGatagtgaatttttcaactgaCACAAGAAAAGCATTCTAAAGTAAGACAATTGCCAAGCAAATTTCCtgtttagaaaacaaatacatACTATAAGAATAGCATGCCAGAAAAGTAGAGTTGAAACAAAAATCACTAACCAAGTTGATCAAGTGTAAAAAACTCATTTTCAGTCCCATCGCCCCAACCTAATAATGCTAGGTAATTCACCATTGCTTCCGGTAGGTATCCCATCTCCCGGAACTGTGAGTGAGCAGTTATTAGAGTTTGAAACTAATTATCATTACAAGAGAATAAGTTTATTGAGAACTTATATGGTAAAATTATAAAGCAAAGAGTCAAGTGAAGCCTCACCTGACCAACTGATGTTGCCCCATGTCGTTTTGATAATTTACTCCTATCAGGAGCTAAAATCAAAGAAACATGTGCAAAATAAGGCATGGGAAATCCTAGTGCCTGTAAACACATTCATGTGCAGATGCAGAACAAAGCATAATTAGTAACGTAGATTACTGCATAACTTACGAAAGAAATTAAAGACAAGAATTACAAATGAATgaggaaaatttaaaaaataaaaatttgatcaaTGGTTTAAGCCTACAATGACATCCCAATCCTTTGGTTTTGGGAAGCTATTTATTGTTGAAAATCAATACAACTTGGTCACCACTTGTCCCACTCAATCTCATAAATCAACATAGTACAACTTTTTCCAATCTTCTTTTGCTACTATATTTTCTGATTTGAAATTTGCTTATCATGTTGTCCATCATTTTGGGGTTATAAATTTATTTGCTTCTTCTACACACAATATCATGTTTCACCCTCTTTGGCATCATTAAATGATAGATGCCTTCCATATAAAACCTCTCTTGTATATCATAACCTAAACCACTGTTTGTTTTCCAAACATTCCAGTTTTCTGAATTCTGACGTATAATTTATCATCTCTATCTTTGTCACTCCCATTCTTTCAGAACATCAGATTTCACTCTTCCAATAGaacatttaattttcttcattGCCTTTATTCAACTCCCTGTTcccaaaagaacaaaaatcaaaggaatcacttttaaaaaatacaagtgaAATTTTACCAATGATACCATACATGCTGATCTAGACATGTTCTGGCAATAGGCCAGAATGAATACCAAGttcaatcaatattttaattgagttCATACTTAATTTTGGTATTGGCTTGAATTGAGAAACAAACTACGCTATACTCACTTTGAATTTTAAGGAAAAACTGATGCTGTACAAGGAGATACGATATGCTACATCTATATGGTTTGTACTTTACCTTATATATCAATGCCTGCCTTAGAGTGTTTGGTAAATGCTCTTCTGCcctgaattaaaaatattttacagaaTACATTAGTGAAAAATATTTACTGAAAATTTTGATTAACTAAGAAACTATAATTACTACCTGATAACATGGGAAATTGCCATGGTAGCATCATCCACCGTTACACAGAAGTTATAAACAGGCTGACCATTACTCCTCATTATCACAAAATCTCCAAGCGTATCCAAGTTCCAACTAACCTTCAAGACACTACCAAGGTAAGTCAATAGCCAgtcaatattattttgaaagaaatgTTATGCATCATTTGCCATATTTTGTTAATGACTGACACATCTCAAATGAGggaattaacaaaaacaaatgcTTAAATATGTCCTGTCTGAAAATTAGCCAATTTTGATTTATCcccaatataaaatattttttccatttgatccctaattttattgaaatacaTGTTTTTAGTCTTTGCCAT contains:
- the LOC114418857 gene encoding glutamate--tRNA ligase, chloroplastic/mitochondrial-like; amino-acid sequence: MALLCGGTPWSKVTISPIFHHSHTPRTFFFQRRRFSVSAAFSEQQPPPPVRVRFAPSPTGNLHVGGARTALFNYLFARSKGGKFVLRIEDTDLERSTRESEEAMLKDLSWLGLDWDEGPGVGGDYGPYRQSDRNSLYKQFADNLHQSGHVYRCFCSNEELEKMKEDAKLKQLPPVYTGKWASATNEEVEEELAKGTPYTYRFRVPKGSLKINDQIRGEVSWNLDTLGDFVIMRSNGQPVYNFCVTVDDATMAISHVIRAEEHLPNTLRQALIYKALGFPMPYFAHVSLILAPDRSKLSKRHGATSVGQFREMGYLPEAMVNYLALLGWGDGTENEFFTLDQLVEKFTIERVNKSGAIFDSTKLRWMNGQHLRARPSEELTKLIGEYWKTSGLLTVSDGSFIDEAVQLLKDGIDLINDADKALANLLSYPVYSTLQSDEAESVLQDNLSEFAASLLAAYDSGDLVAALEEGHAGWQKWVKGFGKLLKRKGKSLFMPLRLLLTGKIHGPDMGASVVLLYKAGTSNAVAPDAGFVTLDERFKILGQINWETLSKDQTVKETADPV